In Subdoligranulum variabile, the genomic stretch GCTCTTGTTCAGAAAAAGAACGCTAATGATTTGGATTTCTCTTCGGTATTTTATTTTAATATATTGGTATGCGTCATTCTGTATGTCGCAATCTTTGCCGCTGCACCAGCTATCGCTTTATTCTATAATGATATTACACTAGTACCTGTGGTGCGGGTGTTAAGCTTAACCATTGTAGTGTCTGGAGTGCGGGGAATTCAGCAATCTTATGTCTCCCGCAATATGCTATTTAAACGATTCTTCTTTTCTACACTTGGCGGAACGGTTGTTTCTGCCATATTTGGCGTCGGGATGGCCTATGCTGGCTTTGGGGTTTGGGCGTTGGTAGTCCAACAATTATCCAATGTAATTGTGGGCACAATAATACTTTGGGTTACGGTTAAGTGGCGTCCCCAAAAGATGTTTTCGTGGAAAAGATTACAACGGCTGTTATCATTTGGTTGGAAACTGCTGGTATCGTCGCTCTTAGATACTACGTACAATAATCTGTGCAACTTAATTATTGGAAAGCTATATTCATCTTCAGATCTGGCTTACTATAATCAGGGAGATAAACTCCCAAAGACCGTTATTACAAATATAAATACATCGATTGATAGCGTTTTGCTGCCGACGATGTCTAGCGCTCAAGATGATCGAGTGCGTGTCAGGAGTATGACACGTCGTGCTATCAAAACAAGCATTTATATTATGGCTCCTCTCATGATGGGACTGGCATTTTGTGCCGAACCTATTGTGAAACTGGTTCTGACTGAAAAGTGGTTGCCATGTGTGCCATATATAAGAATATTCTGTTTTACTTATATGTTTTGGCCAATACATACAGCAAACCTAAATGCCATTAAAGCGATGGGCCGTAGCGATATTTTCTTGCGACTGGAGATTGTGAAAAAAATTGTTGGGCTGCTTTTGTTGCTTATTGCGATGCGCATCAGTGTTTTGGCAATGGCTTACAGTATGATCATTTCAAGTGTAGCAGGACAAATTATCAATTCTTGGCCAAACAGAAAGCTATTACAGTACAATTACTTGGACCAGCTACGGGATATATTCCCATCTATCTTACTGGCAGTTATAATGGGTGTCTGTGTATGGGGAGTATCTCTTTTAGATCTGAAAGTTGGAGTCACTTTATTGATTCAAATTCCGTTGGGAGCTTTTATTTATTGGGTGGGATCCGCCCTGTTTAGGTTTGAATCTTACGAGTATTTGAAGAAACGAGTATTGGCTCTTTTTAAAATAGCGACTTGAAAATTGACGTTGAGTGAGATTGGGGGAGGAGGCCCTTTATGAAAAAATTACTTCTTTTAGGAGGATCTGGATACTTATTGCCAGTGATTGAAACGGCGCGTAAGCTCGGGCTCTATGTGATCACCTGTGACTACTTGCCGGATAATACAGCTCATAAGTACTCAGACAAATATATTGATCTCAGTATTATTGAAAAAGATAAGGTGTTAGAGGCTGCTAAAAAAGAGAATATCAGTGGTGTTATGTCCTTCGCCTGCGACCCTGGAGTTGTGACTGCGGCATATGTGGCAGAAAAAATGGGACTCCCGTTCCAGTGCTCCTATGAGGCTGCTTGCATCTTGCAAGACAAAGGGCTTTTCCGAGAATTTCTTACCAAGCATGGATTCAATGTGCCCCACGCAAAACGCTATACTGAGAAAAATGTGCCAGCAGAAGATTTGAACTTCTTTACCTGGCCGGTTATTGTTAAGCCGGTAGATTCTGCGGGAAGCAAAGGCGTCACAAAGGTAAACACACCGGAGGAATTGCTTGCAGCGATTGATGTGGCGGTTGAACAATCACATAACGGCGCCTTTATCATTGAAGATTTCCTTACGTTTGAAGGTTATCATTCAAGTACCGATCCTTTTACTGTGGATGGAAAGTTGCAGTTTATTACCTATTCAGACCAGCTGTTTGACCCTGAAGCAGAAAACCCCTATACGCCGGCAAGAATTATTTGGCCGTCGTCCATGAAAGAAGAACATCAGGAGTATCTGACAAGAGAAATCCAGCGGTTAATGGACCTTTTGCATACCGGGACAGGCATATACAACATCGAGACCTGTGTGGGGGCCAATGATAAACCCTATATTATGGAAGTCTCCCCCAGGGGAGGTGGATGTCGTATCGCTGAATTACAGAAGATGGCCTATGGCGTTGATCTGATCGAAAACGAAGTCCGAAAGGCTGTGGGAATGCCTTTACTGGAATTGCA encodes the following:
- a CDS encoding lipopolysaccharide biosynthesis protein produces the protein MKSTISNLLWRFAERCGSQGVQFVVSILLARLLTPENYGTIALVTVFTTILQVFVDSGLSTALVQKKNANDLDFSSVFYFNILVCVILYVAIFAAAPAIALFYNDITLVPVVRVLSLTIVVSGVRGIQQSYVSRNMLFKRFFFSTLGGTVVSAIFGVGMAYAGFGVWALVVQQLSNVIVGTIILWVTVKWRPQKMFSWKRLQRLLSFGWKLLVSSLLDTTYNNLCNLIIGKLYSSSDLAYYNQGDKLPKTVITNINTSIDSVLLPTMSSAQDDRVRVRSMTRRAIKTSIYIMAPLMMGLAFCAEPIVKLVLTEKWLPCVPYIRIFCFTYMFWPIHTANLNAIKAMGRSDIFLRLEIVKKIVGLLLLLIAMRISVLAMAYSMIISSVAGQIINSWPNRKLLQYNYLDQLRDIFPSILLAVIMGVCVWGVSLLDLKVGVTLLIQIPLGAFIYWVGSALFRFESYEYLKKRVLALFKIAT
- a CDS encoding ATP-grasp domain-containing protein, producing the protein MKKLLLLGGSGYLLPVIETARKLGLYVITCDYLPDNTAHKYSDKYIDLSIIEKDKVLEAAKKENISGVMSFACDPGVVTAAYVAEKMGLPFQCSYEAACILQDKGLFREFLTKHGFNVPHAKRYTEKNVPAEDLNFFTWPVIVKPVDSAGSKGVTKVNTPEELLAAIDVAVEQSHNGAFIIEDFLTFEGYHSSTDPFTVDGKLQFITYSDQLFDPEAENPYTPARIIWPSSMKEEHQEYLTREIQRLMDLLHTGTGIYNIETCVGANDKPYIMEVSPRGGGCRIAELQKMAYGVDLIENEVRKAVGMPLLELQPHPCQGHWCELVVHAKPGMEGILQSIRMDREVEKKYLRQISLTKKEGDHVQPFTGANMSLGDMFLQFESREQLDEITGHTERWLYVNLKK